A single region of the Diadema setosum chromosome 14, eeDiaSeto1, whole genome shotgun sequence genome encodes:
- the LOC140237901 gene encoding uncharacterized protein gives MAESRRSHAPQTLSELQLYRVLERANLLPYYSNFIHQGGDDVQQLCEAGEDEFLEIMSLVGMGNKPLHVRRLQKALQEWVASPGAFQEPLAAQQSHHPSLTNMDISLAVNLQPHGSLGVHHPSNRWPQTNTPVSSSSSPGHPPSTSSASNNRSSPGSSQQISSTPPGYRPAGTLSSPSPAAFNSAPIGRLDNPTLSREMINNLRATAEQVIRAEGPSHLPPTKKITREVEYILSMSPDHPNRLEEIQKWASIYGRFDSKRKLEKPLTLHEVTVNEAATQLCNLDPHLILQRDKLFPLARQVVRDSGYQYRHGQSRSTKVKGSSKGRSKSKRAKLSNEAELNPNPRTVQAEIMKIRREERMNEISTLLASIKNQQYDLKAKISIAKAENDLQKVYDLQLELEKLTTQQLAYMTEQTDVIKKQKRSDRYYVAKAKAEGRDEDDIDDEDLLSDGANSLLHDDQQQQQPQQPQQQAQQPPPPPPPPQQQQQPQHQQPNQQQQQLPQHLAPQQQSQPHPDRRAKCSSPPNPNPEDRYTQSNNSHEPQSPQHHQYNHTNHNSLQAGNLRSDHHSSPLTVRHPVVPQVGLSVLEKLELSQQISHPPSHVRSHQHSGGSGHSRDSPRHPSQALSGNQYNSPTDQSAISNGQHYAHPMRESPNPVNGEEISPHTGLPKRTAFKAQRQMMQHLLMDEGFRVAQALGEYRQQTMGYNMNDGSHVNHTLIGHHHHQQLVTSQPQPIPTRLPL, from the exons ATGGCAGAGAGCAGACGCTCGCATGCACCTCAGACCCTGAGCGAGCTTCAGCTGTACCGGGTCTTAGAGCGGGCCAACCTTCTCCCATATTACTCTAACTTCATCCACCAGGGCGGTGACGACGTTCAGCAATTGTGCGAAGCAGGGGAAGACGAGTTTCTAGAGATCATGTCGCTTGTGGGCATGGGAAACAAGCCACTCCATGTGAGACGTCTGCAAAAGGCCCTTCAGGAGTGGGTGGCAAGCCCAGGAGCTTTTCAG GAACCTCTGGCTGCGCAGCAATCTCATCATCCTTCACTGACAAACATGGACATTTCTTTGGCTGTGAACTTACAGCCTCATGGCAGCCTTGGAGTGCATCATCCGTCTAACAGGTGGCCACAGACCAACACACCTgtctcttcatcatcatctcctgGTCACCCTCCTTCAACATCATCAGCTTCTAACAATCGATCCTCACCTGGCTCATCTCAGCAAATCTCCTCCACGCCTCCAGGTTATAGGCCAGCTGGTACTTTGTCCTCCCCCTCTCCAGCGGCTTTCAATTCAGCACCTATTGGTCGTCTTGATAACCCTACCCTGAGCCGGGAGATGATCAACAATTTGCGGGCTACTGCAGAGCAGGTGATTCGTGCTGAAGGACCATCCCATCTTCCACCAACCAAGAAGATCACCAGGGAGGTAGAGTACATTCTCAGCATGAGTCCTGACCACCCAAACAGGTTGGAGGAGATCCAAAAGTGGGCCAGCATCTATGGGCGTTTTGACTCAAAACGGAAGTTGGAGAAACCACTCACTCTACATGAG GTGACAGTGAATGAAGCTGCAACCCAGCTGTGTAATCTAGACCCACATCTCATCTTGCAAAGGGACAAACTCTTTCCTCTTGCCAGACAAGTTGTGAGAGACAGTGGCTACCAGTACAGACATGGACAATCAAG ATCAACAAAGGTGAAGGGATCTTCCAAGGGACGGTCCAAGAGCAAGAGAGCCAAGCTGAGCAACGAAGCAGAACTCAATCCAAACCCAAGAACAGTACAAGCTGAAATCATGAAGATCAGACGagag GAAAGGATGAACGAGATTTCCACACTCCTGGCCAGCATCAAGAACCAGCAGTACGACCTGAAAGCGAAGATCTCTATCGCCAAGGCAGAGAACGACCTCCAGAAAGTTTACGACCTCCAACTGGAGCTGGAGAAGTTGACCACTCAGCAGCTGGCCTACATGACAGAGCAGACAGATGTTATCAAGAAGCAGAAGCGCTCAGACAG ATATTATGTGGCCAAGGCAAAAGCAGAAGGCCGTGATGAAGATGACATTGATGATGAAGACTTACTCTCTGATGGTGCCAACAGTCTCTTGCATGATGaccagcagcagcaacaacctcaacaaccacaacaacaggCACAGcagccaccaccaccacctcctccacctcaacaacaacaacagccacAACACCAACAGCCAaaccagcagcagcagcaacttCCGCAACATCTTGCACCACAGCAGCAATCACAGCCACATCCTG ATCGGAGAGCCAAGTGTTCCTCGCCACCCAACCCAAATCCTGAGGACCGGTATACCCAATCCAACAACTCACACGAGCCCCAGAGCCCACAACACCATCAGTATAATCACACAAATCACAACTCGCTGCAGGCAGGCAACCTTCGATCTGATCATCACAGTAGCCCACTGACTGTACGGCACCCAGTTGTACCCCAGGTTGGTCTGTCTGTCTTGGAAAAGCTTGAACTTAGTCAGCAGATTAGTCACCCGCCCAGTCATGTGAGGAGTCACCAACACAGTGGTGGAAGTGGTCACTCGAGAGACTCACCGCGGCACCCTAGTCAGGCATTGAGTggcaaccaatacaactcaccTACTGATCAGAGTGCTATCAGCAATGGACAGCATTATGCCCATCCCATGCGGGAATCCCCAAATCCAGTCAATGGTGAGGAGATATCCCCACACACTGGGCTCCCAAAGAGGACAGCTTTTAAAGCCCAGCGGCAAATGATGCAACATCTCCTCATGGATGAAGGGTTTCGAGTTGCCCAGGCTTTAGGGGAGTATCGGCAGCAGACCATGGGCTATAACATGAACGATGGGAGTCACGTCAATCACACTCTGATTGGACATCACCACCACCAGCAATTGGTCACTTCCCAACCGCAGCCCATTCCCACTCGACTTCCGCTGTAG